CGATGATCGCGATCAAACGCTGGAATTCGCTGCCGGTGATCGGCAGATAACTGGTGGCCAAAGTGATGATGACCATCAGGCTGAGACCCAGCCAGAGCGTGAGCACCTGCATGCCGATCAGTGCCGCAGTGCGGCTGAGGTCGATGCGCAACGAGTTCAAGCCGAGCAGGCGCACGCCCGAGCCGACCGCGCCGGAGAGGTTCAGCGTATTCGCCATACTGTTTGCGACAAAAGCCAGACGCATGACTTCTCGCGTGGATATTTTCAGGCCGAGCCAGCGCGCGATCAGCAGATCGACCAGGCCGGTGATGGTGACGCCGAACAGCGCGAGCGCGGCGATGCCGAGTGCAGGCAGCGTCGGCACCGCGAGCAAGGTGCTCTGCATGTTGACGCGATCGAAGCTGTCGAATTCGTGCCACACCAGCCACGCCGTGAGCACGAGAAACCCGCACGGTACCATCCAGCGCAAACGCGCGAGCAGGCCGCGTGTGGCGGGCTCGTGTGCTGCGGCGGCAGATTCGGTTTGAGGTTCAGTCATGAGGTCGTGAGTGAATATTCAAGGCGCATCTGCTCGCCAGGCCGGCCAATTCCTGGCACCGAATTACTGCATGCGATGTGATGCATGAGTGCAGCAATGTATCAAGGTTTCTTGTCGGGCGTGTTGGGCAAGCGGACAAATTCGAGCGTGTTTTTGCCGGGTTGCTGGCCGAGATCGAGCTGCATGCGATACCACTTGTCCTCGTGCGCAAAATTCGCCTTGGCGGTGATACGTGTGCTGCCGGGCGTGCTCGTGCAGGCAATTTCAGAGAGCGTGATTTCGGCGTGGTCGGCATTGATTTCTGCGAGCGCAGCGGTGTCGATGGCGTGGGTTTCCGAGGTCTGGAAATCGTAATTGCTCATCCATTGCACGTACAGATACGACTGCGCGAATTGATACGCTTCGACGATGCGGAAAAACCCATGCAGGTTCTCGTGGTGCCAGTTTCCGCATGAAACGACATGACGAATCTGGCTCGGATGCTTGTCAAAAAAATACGCAAAATCCGGTTCCACGGCGTGCGCCGCGAACGTCGCGGCCAGACCAGCCAGCAACGTGGTGATACGAAAAAACATTGCAAAATCCCCTGATGACACACTCTTGCAGCCGCCATCATGCCTGAAATCGCTGCGAAAGGCTGCGCAGCGGGTCAGCAATCCGAGGCTGAGACTGGCTTCAGGCTTGGTCGGCGGGTTTTATCGGCGTAACTGCGGCCTGATCGCGCGAGTGCACTTCGTACCACATCGCATTGAGGATCGCGAAAGCGCAGGCGAGGCCGATACCGAGGATCCAGGTGAAATACCACATGAGCGCAACTCCTAAACCAATAAGGGAGATCCCCCGGCTATGCCGGGGTGGCAGTAACAGTTTGACAATTCCGGGAGTCCATCGAAGAAACTCCGTTCGTGAGCCGCCAAGCACATGAACGGAGAATCCCGATGGACGAGTACGAAAGCCTAAGTCACACGAAATGGGAGTGCAAATACCATATCGTGTTTATACCGAAGTTTCGCAGGAAGAGTTTGTATGGAGATTTGCGTCGGCATCTGGGGGAGGTGTTCCGTCAGTTGGCAGGGCAACGCGAGAGCCGAATAGAAGAAGGGCATTTGATGTCAGATCACGTGCACATGCTGATTGCGATACCGCCGAAGTATGCGGTGTCGCAAGTGGTGGGGTATATCAAAGGCAAGAGCGCGATCCATCTGGCGCGGACGTATGGCGAGCGGAAACGAAATTTCACGGGGCAACATTTCTGGGCTCGAGGGTACTTCGTATCAACGGTGGGTCGAGACGAAGCGCAGATACGAGCGTACATACAGAACTAGGAGCATGAAGATCGCCGACTGGAACAGTTGAATCTGTGGCGTTAACCGGCACCACAAGGTGCCACTGAAACTGGGGACGCGTTAGCGCCCCCGATTAGCCGCTTTGAGCGGCTCACACAATAAAGCCCCCGGCTTTGCCGGGGGATATTTACTGAATCGAATGCGAGGCGCGAATATGCGCAAGCGTCACGCGCCCGCGCAGGACGCGATAGACCCAGGTTGTGTAAGCCAGCACGATCGGCAACAACAGCACCACGCAGATCAGCATGTTCGACAATGTGGCTTGGCTGGAGGAGGCGTCCCACACCGTCAGGCTGCTGCGCGGATCGGTGCTGGATGGAATCAGGAACGGAAACAGCGCGCAACCCGCGCTGAAAATCGTGCCCGCGACAACCACGCCGCTGGCGATGAACGCGCTGCCGTAACGATGTTTGGCGAGCAGTGCGAGCAATGCGAGTGTTGCGCCAATTGCCGCGATCGGCGCAAGCCAGAACACCGGATGCAGCGCATGACTGGCAAACCACGAACCCTGCATCGCTACCTGTTTGAGCAACGGATTCGAGACACCTGCATGCGCCGCCGTTGAGGTGATCGCATAACCCGGCACGCCGATCGCGAGCCAGATTCCAGCGATCACATACAGCGCAAGAAATACCAGCGCAAGAAGCTGTGCGGTGCGACGCGCGCGAGCCGCGATCAATTCATCGGCCTTGAGCGCGGCATAGGTTGCGCCGTGCATCAGCAGCAAGGTCACGCTGACCAGTCCACACCACAACGCGAACGGCGTGAACAACGCGAAAAAGCTGCCGCTGTAAGTCATGCGCATGCTGTCGTCCAACTGGAACGGCAGGCCGAGAAACAGATTGCCGAAGGCGACGCCACATACCAGCGGAATGACCACACCGCTGAAGGTGATGACCCAGTCCCACAGATTGCGCCAGCGTGCATCCGGCATCTTGTTGCGAAAACCGAAACCGACCGGACGCAGGATAAACGCCGCGAGCAACAGCATGATCGCGAGATACAAACCCGAGAACGAAACCGCATACACCATCGGCCACGCTGCGAACGCCGCGCCGCCGCCGAGCACGAACCAGACCTGATTGCCCTCCCAGACCGGCTCGACCGTTTCGAGCAGCGCGCGCCGTTCGTCGTCGTTATGCGTGAGCACGCGCAGCAGTGCTGCGACGCCGAGATCGAAACCATCCATCACCGCAAAACCGACCAGCAGAATGCCGAGCAGCAACCACCAGATCACACGCAGGGTTTCATAATCGAACATGTTCTCTCTCCGGCGAATTAATACGCGGTGATCGGCGCGGATGAACGTGGTTCATCGTCGTTCCACATTCCTAGTCCATCTGGACCGCTGCGCGCGTATTTCAGCATCAGCACGACATCGACAACCGCGAGCGTGGTGTAGAAAACCACGAAGCCGATCAGGCTCGTGAGTACTTGTCCGGCGCTGACCGAGGACACGCCGAGCGCGGTTGGCAGCACGCCTTCGATCGCCCACGGCTGGCGCCCATATTCGGCGACGATCCAGCCGAGTTCAGTGGAAATCCACGGCAGCGGCAAGCTGTAGAACGCCAGTCGCAGATACCAGCGATGTTTCTGCAGCTGCCGTTTCGAAGCCAGCCAGAACGATAGCGCGAACAGGCCGATGAAATAGATGCCCAGTCCGACCATGATGCGGAACGACCAGAAAATCACCGGCACATTTGGGATCGTGCTGTCGGCCGCGGCGGTGATTTGTTGTGGTGTTGCCTTGGCCGGATCGTCGATGAATTTTTTCAGCAGCAGCGCATAACCGAGATCGCCCTTGTGCGCATCGAACGCGGCATGGGCGGCGGCATCGTCGGGATTCTTGCGTAGTGTTTGCATCGCCGAATACGCGATCACGCCATCGTTGATGCGCACCTCGGCGCGTTTGACCAGATCATTGATGCCCGGCAACACGGTATCGAACGAGCGCGTGCCGATGATCCCCATGACCCACGGAATCTGGATCGCCGCATGCGTGGTGCGCGTCGCCATGTCGGGTAATCCGAACAACGTGAACGAAGCCGGCGCGGGTTCGGTTTCCCACATCGCCTCGATCGCGGCGAGTTTCATTTTCTGGTTTTCCGAAACGGTGTAGCCCGATTCATCACCGAGCACGACCACCGACAATGCCGAGGCCAAGCCGAAACTCGCCGCCACCGTCATCGAGCGTTTCGCGAAATCGATATTGCGCCCGCGCAGCAGATACCACGCGCTGATCGAGAGCACGAACATCGAGCCGATCACGTAACCCGCGCTTACGGTGTGCACAAATTTCGATTGCGCAACCGGATTGAAAAACACTTCCTTGAGCGAGGTGACTTCCATGCGCATCGTCGCGAGATTGAACTCCGCGCCGACCGGATTCTGCATCCACGCATTCGCGATCAAGATCCACAATGCCGACAGATTGGTGCCGAGCGCGAGGATCCACGTGCAGCTCATGTGCTGCACGCGCGAGAGTTTTTCCCAGCCGAAAAAGAACAGCCCGACAAACGTGGCTTCGAGAAAAAACGCCATCATGCCTTCGATTGCGAGCGGTGCGCCGAAGATGTCGCCGACGTAATGCGCGTAATACGCCCAGTTGGTGCCGAACTGGAATTCCATCGTGACGCCGGTAGCCACGCCCATCGCAAAGTTGATGCCAAACAGGATGCCCCAGAATTGCACCATGCGCTTCCACACGTCGCGCCCGGTCATCACGTACACGCTTTCCATGATCGCGAGAATCCACGACAGGCCGAGCGTGAGCGGCACGAACAGGAAGTGATACAGCGCGGTCAGCGCGAATTGCAGCCGCGACAGCGTAACGACATCAGCATCGATCATTGGGATCACCGCTAGCGAAGAAAAAATAGGCAGTCATGCACCGTGTACGCGAGTCACGCAGCGAAGCGACTTCGAGCGCCAACACGGGCGTCATACAAAAGATGGGTTCTTCGACACGCCGACCACCATACGCCGTTGTGCGAACTAATGTGTGCGGTGGAATGTCGCAGTGCTGTTGCGAGCGATCAGTGAGTTGGTGGCGGCGCCGGATCGAGCAGTAAATGCTGGATCGCTGCGGCGCTGGCATCGGGGCGCACCGCGGGTTTCAGAAAGGCGTAATACAAACCGACCAGCAGCACGAGCTTGAGCACGATGATTGTTGCCAGTCGCGAAAAATAAAGTCGTCCGGCGCTGGAGCGAAACCACGAGCGCGGCGTATCCGGCAGCCTGTGTGGCAATTGCGATTGAGTCTGCGACGGATTCACGGAGTCATGCTACGCCAACGCGCTGGGCCGTGCGCAATACCCGCCTGCGGTATGTTGTCGCAGGCAGGTTCGTAGATCTGATTTCGATCGATATATCAGTGCGCCATGCAATATTGTCAGCCGCCACCGATTGCGCTTTCTGCGATCGTGGTTTGCGTCGCGGCGAACGCATCACGCGTGAGATTTTCCGGCGCCGATTCGGTACAGACCACATCGTCTTCGATGCGCACGCCGCCGTAACGCCGGAATGCATCGACCTTGCTCCAGACAATGTCGTTGCTATGCGCGCCGTCTTTGAGTTTGGCCAGCAGCATGTCGATGAAATAGATGCCAGGTTCGATCGTCACCACTTGCCGCGGCTCCAGCGTGCGCGTCAGTCGCAGATACGGATGCGCCGCCGGTTTGGCGATCGTGTCGCCGGCGATATTTTTCTGGAATCCGCCGACGTCGTGCACCTGCAAGCCGATGAAATGGCCGAGGCCGTGCGGGAAAAATGCACTCGAAACTCCGGACTCCACCGCACTCTCCGCGCTCATGCGGATGAAACCCTGCTGACGCAAAATTTCGGCGAGCACATGATGCGCATGGATATGCAAATCGGGATAACTCTGGCGGGCGCGTACCTTGGCGCAGAAGTCGAGCTGCGCCGTATCCACGGCATCGATCAACTGCTGGAATTCGCTCGCGTGTGGTGCTGCATAAGTGCGCGTGATGTCGCTGGCATAACCGTGAAAACTCGCGCCGGCATCGATCAGGAACGAATGAATCTGCGCGGGTGGAAAACGCTGCTGATCGGTGTAATGCAGGATCGCACCGTGTTCGTTGATGCAGACGATATTGCCATACGGCAGTTCGTTTTCGCCCTGATGCGCGGCGGCGAGATAAGCGAGTTGGATATCGTATTCGGATTTGCCCTGATGGAATGCCGCCTCCGCCGCACGATGCGCGCGCGCGCCGAGTTTGCTCGCCACGCGCAGCATCACGAGTTCGTAATCGGTCTTGTAGGCGCGCTGGTAGTGCAGGTAGTTGACCACTGCTTCGGGATTGTTTGGCACGTAGTCGCCGAGCGTGGCCTGCGGCTCGGCGATGATTGCGCAACGTGCGATATTTTTCGGCAGCAGCGCAATCGCATCACGACCATCGCGAATGATCTCGATATCGAAATGTTCGGCCCAATAACCACTCGGTGCTTCGGGCACGACATGCCAATAATCGTGCGGTTGCAGATAGATCAGTTTCGGCTTCGCGCCCGGCGTATACACCAGCCACGAATACGGCGCGCGCGTCACCGGCAGCCACGCCTTGAATTGCGCGCTGACCTGGTACGGATACGGCATGTCGTCGAGAAACTGGTAATGCTGCGCGCCGCTGGAAATCAGCAGGTGATCGAATCCGCCAGCGGCGAGCGCGGCATCGGCGCGCTGCTTGAGCGTGGCGATATGGTAGGGATACAACGAGGCGAGTTGAGTTTGCATGGGCGGAATCCGGATCGCGAGGATGCCGCATTGTGCCGTAAACAGCCGCGACCTGTCAGGCTGTCAAATACGCGATATCAGTGGTTTTCGACCAAACGGATTGCCGCTGTGTTAGTGCGGCGGCGGGATTCAGCGTGTTCTAGATCAGCGCGCCCGATGCCGCCGAATCGTGTACCCATGCATCGAGTGCGACCTCGTCGTCCGGGCTGATATCGATGATATTGAAGCCGAGCCAGAATTGCCCCGGCGTGCTCGCCGATTCGCTCCACTGTTCGTGCACGCCGACCTGCATGCGTCGCCCTGTGCCACGCATGCCGGGCAGGGTGAAATCGAATTGATGCAGGCTGTCATCGGCGACTGCTTGTGAGGAAACCAGCATGAGGCCATCGACTGAAACGTTCACGAGTTGACCGGCGATTCTGCCAGTCAGCGCGTTGGTCACCGGGATGGCGACCGTCACCTTGCGGCGGTCACTGCGACGTTTGTTTTTTGCAACATTGCCATTATCGTTTCGCATGATGATTCCGGTGTCGGGCTGCGGTTGATATAACGCGAGGCAGGCTGAAAGTTGTTGCATCGATCAGGGCTGCATCAATCAAGCGGGCGGGCGCGGCGGAGTTGGCGTCTTGCGACCGCCGAGCTGGCGCAGCGTATCCCAGACCGATTTCAATGCGCGGTCGATCAGTGATTCACGCGGCGGACGGAACAAGCGAATCTGGTCGCTCGCCATATCGCGTGCCACTTGTTCGAAGCTGCGTTCGCTTATACGCACACCGCGCGCGTTGACGAACAGGCAGTTGCCGCTGAGCGTGGAATACCACGCCAGTTTGCGCCGCACCGTATCGCCTTGCTGGTTGGTGACAAAATCGAACCACGTGCCGAACGGCAGCGTTTTCAGATGACTCAGAATCTGGCGCTCGATCGCGTTGAGCGGCGCAACGGCGACTTTGGCTTCGGCTGCTTCTGCCACAACCGGTTTTGTGGTGACACCTTTCTTGATCGATTGCGCCGCGACTTCGAGTTTTTCGGTTAGCGCGCTCGCCGTTGCAGTCTCGATTCCATCGACCGACGTGGTGCTGCGGTGGGTGAACAGACGCGCGCTGATCGCCTGGATATCTTCGGCGTACATGCCGACCTGACTCAAGCCCGATTCGATTTCCGCGCGCATTTCCGTCGGCGGCGGCGGCGCGCCGGGAATCGTGCTGTCGAGCAGGCTTTCGGCGATGGTCAGGCGCCGCGCATATTCCTCGCTGTCCTTGCCCTGGCGCAGCAAGGTCAGGGTCAGCGCATCGGTCCACGGTTGCTCCAGCAAAGTCAGCAACAGTTTTGGCGGGGAGGCATGCCGCGCAATGCGTTCGGCGATCGCCGCGGTGGCGAGATAGCGCGCACTTTCGACACGTTCGTGGCCTTGGCTCGCATCGATGGCGCGACGTTCGGCGATCTCGGCCTTGCGCTCCAGCGTCTGCAAATCCCGCGTGATGTCTTCGTGCAGTTGATTGAGGAATTCCGGTGTTGGTCGCGCTTCCGCATTCAGATGCTGCAGCACCCACTGGATTTTTTCCGCGAGCAACGGATCGGGATCGACGCCGTTTTCGTCGCGCCAATGCAGGCTCGCATCGACCAAGGTATTCAGCAATTGACGTGCCGGATGTTCGCGTTGGGTGAAAAATCCTTCATCGCTCAATGCCACACGCAACATCGGCGCGTGCAACTGGTCGATTAATCCCAGTGCGTTCACATGCCGCGGCAACGTCTGTTTGACCTGCTGCATCAGCAAGTCGATCAGGTCGATGGTATCGGTGTGTTCGGGCGTGAGTTGCGGCAGCGGCGCATAGGGATCGATCTGGTGCGATCGACGCTGCATCGCGTGACGGATCTGGTCGGCGGTTTTCGGGATACTGGTCGTCGGACGCGGTCCGAAGTTGCGATTCGTGCCGGCATCCTGAGCGCTGGACGCCTGCGAGAAATCGGCTTGCGGTCCGAGCAAGGCGGTTTGCAGATCGTCGAGACTGATGATCGGCACCGCCCTGCCATCGGCGCGTGCGGGCTGTGAACGCGCGGGCACACGACGGCTGGCGAGCAGTTCGCGTACCGAGGCGAGCAGGTCGCCTTCGGTGCTGGAAGCGGGCGGATTATTTGCTGCTCTGGCAACTGCTTCATTCGGCGCCGCTGCGGCTGCAGCGGGAGCATTCGCAGCGGCGGAGTTTTCCGTTGCTGGTATTGCCGCCGCTTGAGACTGGATCGGTTCGTCGACGGCCGCAGTCGTAGCCGCTGCGCTGCCACTATGACCAGCAAGCGCACGCGGCATCTGCGGGCTGATGCGCAGGTGCGGCAGGATGCCGTTTTTCGCGAGGGTCTGATTAACCAGGCGATACAAAACATCGATCTCGCCCAACGCAAAATGATCGAAGGTGCGATACAGCATCACGCGGTAATCGGTGGTCAGATTCATGCCCGCACAACACGTGCGCAACGCCGTGCAGAGGTTCGCCGGGCCGATCGGCAGGGATTCCGTATCAAAAGCCGCCGATGCCGCCAGCACGCCAAAACGATAACCAAGCGCATGCAGTTGCTGGCTGTGGCGAATGGCGTGGCGCGCTTCGATTTCCTGCAACGCCAGCGATGGTTCCAGCTCGCTGTTTTCGACCAGGCTGAGTTCGGGCTTAATACGGCTGCCGCGAACATTTTCCGCATCGGTCGGCGCGCTGCTG
The sequence above is drawn from the Pseudolysobacter antarcticus genome and encodes:
- the pepQ gene encoding Xaa-Pro dipeptidase, giving the protein MQTQLASLYPYHIATLKQRADAALAAGGFDHLLISSGAQHYQFLDDMPYPYQVSAQFKAWLPVTRAPYSWLVYTPGAKPKLIYLQPHDYWHVVPEAPSGYWAEHFDIEIIRDGRDAIALLPKNIARCAIIAEPQATLGDYVPNNPEAVVNYLHYQRAYKTDYELVMLRVASKLGARAHRAAEAAFHQGKSEYDIQLAYLAAAHQGENELPYGNIVCINEHGAILHYTDQQRFPPAQIHSFLIDAGASFHGYASDITRTYAAPHASEFQQLIDAVDTAQLDFCAKVRARQSYPDLHIHAHHVLAEILRQQGFIRMSAESAVESGVSSAFFPHGLGHFIGLQVHDVGGFQKNIAGDTIAKPAAHPYLRLTRTLEPRQVVTIEPGIYFIDMLLAKLKDGAHSNDIVWSKVDAFRRYGGVRIEDDVVCTESAPENLTRDAFAATQTTIAESAIGGG
- the cydP gene encoding cytochrome oxidase putative small subunit CydP, with translation MNPSQTQSQLPHRLPDTPRSWFRSSAGRLYFSRLATIIVLKLVLLVGLYYAFLKPAVRPDASAAAIQHLLLDPAPPPTH
- a CDS encoding DUF1631 family protein: MSRLDANHRRTPAAAIRLGTRSDLPARVLTHLQSILELCRSTFTPLLDKVLNECEQQLFHIAEKSVHSHQQEHALEGLREIKRKRADMTPVMIQMIEDSLARFDRSSSAPTDAENVRGSRIKPELSLVENSELEPSLALQEIEARHAIRHSQQLHALGYRFGVLAASAAFDTESLPIGPANLCTALRTCCAGMNLTTDYRVMLYRTFDHFALGEIDVLYRLVNQTLAKNGILPHLRISPQMPRALAGHSGSAAATTAAVDEPIQSQAAAIPATENSAAANAPAAAAAAPNEAVARAANNPPASSTEGDLLASVRELLASRRVPARSQPARADGRAVPIISLDDLQTALLGPQADFSQASSAQDAGTNRNFGPRPTTSIPKTADQIRHAMQRRSHQIDPYAPLPQLTPEHTDTIDLIDLLMQQVKQTLPRHVNALGLIDQLHAPMLRVALSDEGFFTQREHPARQLLNTLVDASLHWRDENGVDPDPLLAEKIQWVLQHLNAEARPTPEFLNQLHEDITRDLQTLERKAEIAERRAIDASQGHERVESARYLATAAIAERIARHASPPKLLLTLLEQPWTDALTLTLLRQGKDSEEYARRLTIAESLLDSTIPGAPPPPTEMRAEIESGLSQVGMYAEDIQAISARLFTHRSTTSVDGIETATASALTEKLEVAAQSIKKGVTTKPVVAEAAEAKVAVAPLNAIERQILSHLKTLPFGTWFDFVTNQQGDTVRRKLAWYSTLSGNCLFVNARGVRISERSFEQVARDMASDQIRLFRPPRESLIDRALKSVWDTLRQLGGRKTPTPPRPPA
- a CDS encoding PilZ domain-containing protein; the protein is MRNDNGNVAKNKRRSDRRKVTVAIPVTNALTGRIAGQLVNVSVDGLMLVSSQAVADDSLHQFDFTLPGMRGTGRRMQVGVHEQWSESASTPGQFWLGFNIIDISPDDEVALDAWVHDSAASGALI
- the cydX gene encoding cytochrome bd-I oxidase subunit CydX, with protein sequence MWYFTWILGIGLACAFAILNAMWYEVHSRDQAAVTPIKPADQA
- the tnpA gene encoding IS200/IS605 family transposase, producing MDEYESLSHTKWECKYHIVFIPKFRRKSLYGDLRRHLGEVFRQLAGQRESRIEEGHLMSDHVHMLIAIPPKYAVSQVVGYIKGKSAIHLARTYGERKRNFTGQHFWARGYFVSTVGRDEAQIRAYIQN
- a CDS encoding cytochrome ubiquinol oxidase subunit I; translation: MIDADVVTLSRLQFALTALYHFLFVPLTLGLSWILAIMESVYVMTGRDVWKRMVQFWGILFGINFAMGVATGVTMEFQFGTNWAYYAHYVGDIFGAPLAIEGMMAFFLEATFVGLFFFGWEKLSRVQHMSCTWILALGTNLSALWILIANAWMQNPVGAEFNLATMRMEVTSLKEVFFNPVAQSKFVHTVSAGYVIGSMFVLSISAWYLLRGRNIDFAKRSMTVAASFGLASALSVVVLGDESGYTVSENQKMKLAAIEAMWETEPAPASFTLFGLPDMATRTTHAAIQIPWVMGIIGTRSFDTVLPGINDLVKRAEVRINDGVIAYSAMQTLRKNPDDAAAHAAFDAHKGDLGYALLLKKFIDDPAKATPQQITAAADSTIPNVPVIFWSFRIMVGLGIYFIGLFALSFWLASKRQLQKHRWYLRLAFYSLPLPWISTELGWIVAEYGRQPWAIEGVLPTALGVSSVSAGQVLTSLIGFVVFYTTLAVVDVVLMLKYARSGPDGLGMWNDDEPRSSAPITAY
- the cydB gene encoding cytochrome d ubiquinol oxidase subunit II; amino-acid sequence: MFDYETLRVIWWLLLGILLVGFAVMDGFDLGVAALLRVLTHNDDERRALLETVEPVWEGNQVWFVLGGGAAFAAWPMVYAVSFSGLYLAIMLLLAAFILRPVGFGFRNKMPDARWRNLWDWVITFSGVVIPLVCGVAFGNLFLGLPFQLDDSMRMTYSGSFFALFTPFALWCGLVSVTLLLMHGATYAALKADELIAARARRTAQLLALVFLALYVIAGIWLAIGVPGYAITSTAAHAGVSNPLLKQVAMQGSWFASHALHPVFWLAPIAAIGATLALLALLAKHRYGSAFIASGVVVAGTIFSAGCALFPFLIPSSTDPRSSLTVWDASSSQATLSNMLICVVLLLPIVLAYTTWVYRVLRGRVTLAHIRASHSIQ